A single genomic interval of Gavia stellata isolate bGavSte3 chromosome 31, bGavSte3.hap2, whole genome shotgun sequence harbors:
- the GKN2 gene encoding LOW QUALITY PROTEIN: gastrokine-2 (The sequence of the model RefSeq protein was modified relative to this genomic sequence to represent the inferred CDS: substituted 1 base at 1 genomic stop codon), with the protein MNGFAAVLVLLGVFWTQTSALETFVLQEPGNDYVTGTMTIQSEKHIVEVHVRSGVYSSDTIFDYWHGYIATRLFSRNACFIMKIKKEYIPELQEIGRLAFERKTMKTLYSPNNVWAQFQSGHSVLGSIKDWLLYGRPIEQLCSGLPLYQLVETEPLRNVHDCASAGIPSILGIKICEKVNXAGS; encoded by the exons atgaacgGATTT GCTGCAGTTCTTGTTTTGCTGGGAGTCTTTTGGACTCAGACTTCTGCTCTGGAG ACCTTTGTCCTGCAAGAACCTGGCAATGACTATGTCACTGGGACTATGACTATCCAGAGTGAGAAGCACATTGTTGAAGTCCATGTCCGTTCTGGCGTGTACTCCTCTGATACCATTTTTGACTACTGGCAT ggGTATATTGCAACAAGGTTATTTTCACGAAATGCCTGCTTTATcatgaaaataaagaaggaatACATTCCAGAGCTGCAAGAAATAGGACGCCTGGCTTTTGAGAGAAAG actATGAAGACACTATACTCTCCGAATAATGTGTGGGCACAGTTTCAATCTGGCCATTCTGTGCTTGGGAGTATCAAAGACTGGCTTCTCTATGGTAGACCCATTGAACAACTCTGCTCAGGTCTGCCTCTCTACCAGCTTGTAGAGACTGAAC CACTACGGAATGTTCATGACTGTGCCAGCGCAGGAATTCCAAGCATTTTGGGCattaaaatctgtgaaaaagTCAATTAGGCTGGATCTTGA